Proteins encoded by one window of Arachis ipaensis cultivar K30076 chromosome B04, Araip1.1, whole genome shotgun sequence:
- the LOC107637496 gene encoding non-specific lipid transfer protein GPI-anchored 1-like encodes MKHYCYYYQQNMWLLLLLLVAVIVGSGDGAGEDLTQKCGQVVQKVIPCLNYATGKASTPSKECCEAATKIRESDPDCLCFIIQQTHHGNPESKSLGIQEDKLLHLPSLCNVKNANIADCPKLLGLSPSSPDAAIFKNASKATPAAPSSSQAPPLSSTPKSQSQNDSYGVMLRPPMTMELIMLAMAIVLIAIPTGFVTLHI; translated from the exons ATGAAGCATTATTGTTATTACTACCAACAAAACATGTGGCtgctattgttgttgttggtggCGGTTATTGTGGGTAGCGGCGACGGTGCCGGGGAAGATTTGACACAAAAGTGTGGTCAAGTGGTGCAGAAGGTAATACCGTGCCTGAACTATGCGACGGGGAAGGCGAGTACCCCGTCGAAGGAGTGTTGCGAGGCGGCAACCAAGATAAGGGAGAGTGACCCTGACTgcttgtgcttcatcattcagcAGACGCATCATGGGAACCCTGAGAGTAAGAGCTTGGGCATTCAAGAGGACAAGCTTCTTCACCTCCCTTCTCTCTGTAACGTTAAGAACGCTAATATCGCCGACTGTCCTA AGCTTCTAGGTTTATCTCCAAGCTCCCCAGATGCTGCTATCTTCAAAAATGCTTCCAAGGCAACTCCGGCTGCACCTTCATCCAGCCAAGCTCCACCGTTGTCATCGACGCCGAAGTCACAAAGCCAAAACGATTCCTATGGAGTTATGCTTAGACCTCCCATGACCATGGAGCTTATAATGCTTGCTATGGCCATTGTTCTGATTGCAATTCCAACCGGATTTGTCACACTTCATATATAA